The Miscanthus floridulus cultivar M001 chromosome 17, ASM1932011v1, whole genome shotgun sequence genome has a window encoding:
- the LOC136517315 gene encoding dof zinc finger protein DOF3.6-like, which produces MIFPPAFLDSSSWNDNQHHQQQQQEAHHQHQVAAGGGGGGGDANHELLQQSIMGGALPDGGGGGGGGQVGGPAKPMSMAERARLARIPLPEPGLKCPRCDSSNTKFCYFNNYSLSQPRHFCRACRRYWTRGGALRNVPVGGGYRRHARRAKPKQQQAAAAGAGTVASAGAATAALQAPAGSTVSSAAACTATTTNALSGGPGGMLGGGGLSMLPPLLRLADFDAMSLGSTFSGISSMGKPGSIDAYSHSVGGAALAGLEQWRVQQMQSFPFLHAMDQGPLGPPLAMAMAAPGMFQLGLDTSDNGHGRGSGGGEDGSSGGELHVMQAAATKRESYPAPRGMYGDHHHHLAAAGGYTSYSTNAATGNHLL; this is translated from the exons ATGATCTTCCCCCCTGCCTTCCTGGATTCCTCGAGCTGGAACGATAACCAG CAtcatcaacagcagcagcaggaagcccaccaccagcaccaggttgcagccggcggcggtggcggaggcggcgACGCCAATCATGAGCTTCTCCAGCAATCAATCATGGGGGGAGCGCTTCCcgatggaggaggaggtggtggcgggGGGCAGGTTGGGGGGCCCGCGAAGCCCATGTCCATGGCGGAGCGCGCGCGCCTCGCGAGGATCCCGCTGCCGGAGCCGGGGCTCAAGTGCCCACGCTGCGACTCCAGCAACACCAAGTTCTGCTACTTCAACAACTACTCCCTCTCCCAGCCGCGCCACTTCTGCCGGGCCTGCCGCCGCTACTGGACGCGCGGCGGCGCGCTCCGCAACGTGCCGGTCGGCGGCGGGTACCGCCGCCACGCCAGGCGCGCCAAGCCCAAGCAGCAGCAGGCGGCTGCCGCTGGCGCCGGGACTGTGGCGTCGGCTGGGGCCGCCACTGCCGCGCTGCAGGCTCCTGCTGGGTCCACGGTGTCGTCGGCCGCCGCCTGCACCGCGACGACGACCAACGCGCTCTCCGGCGGTCCCGGTGGCATGCTGGGTGGCGGCGGGCTGTCCATGCTGCCGCCGCTGCTCCGCCTGGCCGACTTCGACGCCATGAGCCTCGGCTCCACCTTCTCCGGGATATCGTCCATGGGGAAGCCCGGCTCCATTGATGCCTACTCGCACTCGGTCGGCGGTGCTGCTCTGGCCGGGCTGGAGCAGTGGAGGGTGCAGCAGATGCAGAGCTTCCCGTTCTTGCATGCGATGGACCAGGGCCCGCTGGGGCCACCTCTGGCCATGGCAATGGCAGCGCCAGGGATGTTCCAGCTAGGTCTAGACACTAGTGAtaatggccatggccgtggcagCGGCGGGGGAGAAGACGGGTCATCCGGCGGGGAGCTCCATGTGATGCAAGCCGCCGCCACCAAGAGGGAGAGCTACCCGGCACCAAGAGGCATGTATGGcgatcaccaccaccacctcgctGCTGCTGGTGGCTACACTTCCTATTCCACCAATGCCGCTACAGGCAACCATCTCTTGTAA